The Staphylococcus simiae genome includes the window AGTACTTTTCAAGAAAGTAAATTGGCTGTAATAAAATCTTAATAATCGACATTATTCTATCATAAATAAACTTAACACAATATGTCTTCTAAGCTATTTTAAGTCGAATTGAGCAACTGTTTCTACATGCGTTGTATGAGGAAACATATCTACTGGTGTAATTTCAATAAGTTTATATTTCTCAGCTAGCATTAATGCATCACGTTGTTGTGTCGATGGATTACACGAAATATAAACAATACGTTTTGGAGCTAGTTCTAATAATGTATTGATAAACGTTTCGTCACAGCCTTTTCTTGGTGGATCAACCATAACAACATCTGGTTTAATCCCTTGTGCTTTCCATTGTAAAATAACTTCTTCTGCTTTCCCACAGACAAAAGTAGTATTTTCACATTGGTTTAAAGTCGCATTGTACTGTGCATCTTTAATTGCAGAAGGTACGACTTCGACACCATACACATGTTTAGCGTAAGGTGCCATGTACAATCCGATAGTTCCTATACCACAATAAGTATCAAGTACTGTTTCGTTACCAGTTAACTGAGCATAAGAGATTGCTTGATTATAGAGCTTTTCAGTTTGCTCTGAGTTAATTTGATAGAATGATTGGTCACTTATTTCAAATGTACTATCAGATAATTGATCTTCAATGGTATCTTGGCCGTATAAAGTTATGGAATGCTGCCCCATAATCACATTAGAGTGACTATCATTAATATTTTGTTTAATACTTGTTATGTTAGGAAATGCCTCTAAAAGTGCATTGATAATGACTTCAGCATTTTTAAATTTCTTACCGTTTGTCACAAAAATAACCATCATATCATCCGTATGGTAACCTGTTCTAACAACTAGATGTCGCAATGAGCCTTTTTTTGTATATTCATTATAAATACTAATATTTAAATCATTTAGCATAGCTTTAACTAAGTTCATAACTTGCTGATGTCGATAATCTTGAATTAAACAACTATCCATATCGATAATGTCATGACTACGTTGACGATAAAAGCCCATGATAGCTTCATTATCCTTATTTTTCCCTACTGGGATTTGTGATTTATTTCTATAACGCCATGGATCATCCATACCAATAGTGTCATTAATGGTAACATCAGTGAAATGTGCTTTTCTCTGAAATAAATTAATAACTTGTTCTTTCTTCATTGCCAATTGTGCTGGATAAGATAAATGTTGTAATTGACAACCACCACATTTTTGGTAATAAATGCAAGGTGGTTCAACACGTTCTTGACTCTTAGTATTAATATTTAATAATTTACCGATTGCAAAATTCTTTTTTACTTTGATTACTTTATATTCTATTTCTTCAGCAATTAATGCTTGTGGAATGAATATAGGATATCTATCTACTTTAACAACACCATGACCTTCGTGAGTTAAATCTACAACAGTTCCCGTTTTTATATCATTTTTATTAATTGTTTCCACAACACTACCCCCATAAATAAAAGGCTAGGAAGTTAATTAAAGCTTTTCCTAACCTTATTTGATGCTATATTTACTCTATCTCTACATGTTCATTATTTAATAATTCATCGTTAACGATATCTTTAGGTGCAAACACTTCAATATGCCTTTCTAAATTTAAAAAGTTCGCCGGTAACTTACCACCATATTCACCATCAACATTTAATTGTAAATCTGTGAATGATGAAATATTAACTGATTTAGCTTTTTCATAAATTACTTTTGGATGTTTGATATGTTCGCCACGTGATGCTAATGTCATAATATGACCAAGTTCCGCAAGATTAGCCTTTTCGATGATAATTAAAGTAAAATAGCCATCATCTAATTTAGCATCTGGAACTAACTTTTCGAAGCCTGCCATAGAATTCGTAAGTCCTAAAAAGAATAACAATGCTTCACCTTGGAATACATTACCATCATATTCAATTCTTAAGTCTACAGCTTTCATTTGTGGTAGCATTTCAAAGCCTTTAATATAATATGCAAATGGTCCAACGATAGACTTTAATTTACTAGGTGTCTCATAAGAAACTTGCGTTAGTTGTCCACCAGCTGCTAAATTAATAAAGTAACGATTATTCATTTTACCTATATCAACTTTTGTTGAATGACCTTCTATAATAACGTCTAATGCGCCCATAATATCATTAGGAATATGTAAAGCTCGACCAAAGTCATTGACTGTACCCATAGGAATGACACCTAATTTAGGTCTATTTGGTCGCTCGGCTATACCGTTAACAACTTCGTTTAACGTACCATCGCCACCAGCCGCAATTAAAATATCATATTTATCGTTTAATGCACGTTCAGCTTCAATCGTTGCATCGCCAATTTTTTCAGTGGCATATGCACTTGTTTCATATCCCGCTTTTTCTAATTTAATTAATGCATCAGGTAATACTCTTTTAAATAGTTCTTTACCAGATGTCGGGTTATAAATGATTCTTGCACGTTTCCTCATATCTTATCCCTCGACTCATCTAACTCTTATTTTAATTTAAGTCATAACGTAGGTATATCATCAGTTAATTAGTTCACTAATGCAATTAAATTGAATTTGTCACGTTATGATTGCTATAAAATTAATTACATTCAATTTACATTAACAGATTAATACAGCATTTCTGTTCTCTTTAGTCGCTATTACTTTGTTATGCTAGTCACTCGATTGAATCGACATTAACATAACGTGCGTTTAATCTTATACCTTATTATTATACAGTTAGACTGAATATAATTAAAGCTAACACATACATAAAGTTTGTTTTTTTAGTAAATTACTATTATTTATGAAACTAAGATAAAAGTATATTTAGTGGCTTTTAAAATTGAGTAGCAACTATCTGAATTATAAAACAGCCTAGGAAGCCTGAGATAAAAAGCATTTCAAATTAAACATTGGGCAGTAACTGACTAGTTTTCAAAATATTGTTAAATCAACATTTAAAAAAATAGTCAGTCTTGCAGGGCTGGATGACGAAATAAATATTATAGAACATTTATTTCTTTCCACTCCCATTGCAATCTAATCAGTGTTGTCTGGAAAGTATTAATAATGCTTGTTAGAAAGATTTTCTCTCCTATTTTGGACTATAACATCATTATTCACTTTTTATTTATTGCTTTAAAAAAACTGAAAACTTTATTGCTAAACTACCCTTATAAATATGTGAAAAAATATCTCCTTGAAAGATAGATCCTTTCAAGGAGATATTTATATCGATAAATTCAAATTATCTTTTATCTAGTTCTTGTTTTAATAATTGGTTAACCATTTGTGGATTAGCTTGGCCTTTTGATGCTTTCATAATTTGTCCAACTAAGAAGCCCATTGCTTTGCCTTTACCATTTTTATAGTCTTCAACAGATTGCTGATTGTTATCTAATGCTTCATTTACAAATTTTAGAAGTGTGGCTTCGTCAGAAATTTGTACTAAGCCTTTATCTTCCATAATTTGTTTAGCATCGCCACCATTAGCAGCTAATTCTGGGAATACTTTTTTAGCAATTTTACTACTC containing:
- the rlmD gene encoding 23S rRNA (uracil(1939)-C(5))-methyltransferase RlmD; its protein translation is METINKNDIKTGTVVDLTHEGHGVVKVDRYPIFIPQALIAEEIEYKVIKVKKNFAIGKLLNINTKSQERVEPPCIYYQKCGGCQLQHLSYPAQLAMKKEQVINLFQRKAHFTDVTINDTIGMDDPWRYRNKSQIPVGKNKDNEAIMGFYRQRSHDIIDMDSCLIQDYRHQQVMNLVKAMLNDLNISIYNEYTKKGSLRHLVVRTGYHTDDMMVIFVTNGKKFKNAEVIINALLEAFPNITSIKQNINDSHSNVIMGQHSITLYGQDTIEDQLSDSTFEISDQSFYQINSEQTEKLYNQAISYAQLTGNETVLDTYCGIGTIGLYMAPYAKHVYGVEVVPSAIKDAQYNATLNQCENTTFVCGKAEEVILQWKAQGIKPDVVMVDPPRKGCDETFINTLLELAPKRIVYISCNPSTQQRDALMLAEKYKLIEITPVDMFPHTTHVETVAQFDLK
- a CDS encoding diacylglycerol kinase; the encoded protein is MRKRARIIYNPTSGKELFKRVLPDALIKLEKAGYETSAYATEKIGDATIEAERALNDKYDILIAAGGDGTLNEVVNGIAERPNRPKLGVIPMGTVNDFGRALHIPNDIMGALDVIIEGHSTKVDIGKMNNRYFINLAAGGQLTQVSYETPSKLKSIVGPFAYYIKGFEMLPQMKAVDLRIEYDGNVFQGEALLFFLGLTNSMAGFEKLVPDAKLDDGYFTLIIIEKANLAELGHIMTLASRGEHIKHPKVIYEKAKSVNISSFTDLQLNVDGEYGGKLPANFLNLERHIEVFAPKDIVNDELLNNEHVEIE